A stretch of DNA from SAR202 cluster bacterium:
TCCGTCACCGGTCCGCAAATCTGGCTTGTGCAGAACATTGGCGTGGCCCACACCACCATAAAAGGCTTCCCCGCTCCCAGCGCCTCCTGCACCGACATCTCGTGCATGGGGGGATACGGCGGGATATGAGTGTCTATCTCCGCCGGGTCGCTGACGTCCTTCAGAGTGGCGTTGCGAGTCGCCGGCGGCCTCTCCCCCACCTCCGGCGCTTCCGACCCCTCTCGCACTCGAAAACCCAGCACGCCGGCCTTTGGATTCCTTCCGTCGACGGAAACATCAAACTCGGCCTTCCACACCCCCGGGTTGTCGAACTGCACTCCGTCCACCACGTAAATCCCCCGCACGTCAAAATGCTCGTGTATCGCGCCGTCGGGGTGCAGGTGCGGCGTCACGCCTTTAAGCTCCCGGTAGTGCGCCGTTCCAGAAGCCTTCCCGCTTTTATCGCCGTCCACTTGAGTGAACGTCGCGTTGACCTGAGCGCCCGCCAGGGGCGTCCCGTCCCGCGACACCAGCGCGAAGGGAAAGCGATTGCTCCCCACCGTGAACTCCGTCGCGGCGATGAACGTATTGTATTCCGCTGAAGACGACGAGGGCGTGCCGCTGGCGGCAGGCGTCGGCGTGCCGCCGTCCGAGCCGCACGCCATTCCGGCCATTGCCAGCATGGTCCCTAGAATTGCTAACAACACTTTTAGCGTCAATTTAGCCTTCCAGTACATAAATTAGCTATTTCCAATATCCCAGTCCCGCTCCTCTAATGCAAGCAAGATGACATGCCATTGGCGTCTTTGGCGGCAGACAGGTTTGTCTTGACACCTCCCATGCCTACTGTTAGGCTACTGCAAGTCTCGAAAATCTGAGTTCCATCGATGGCGGAAACCTTCACCTGCCTCTCCTTCTACATCGTGAACTCTGCAATAAACTTCAACAATTAACGGAGAACCAATGCCTGGCAAAATCTACCCTGAGCTAAACATCCCCTCCCGCATCCTCACCAGCACCGGGCCGGTCAACGTTCACCCTCGAGTTTATAAAGCCATGATGACCCCCGTCATCGGCTACGGCGAAGCCGCCTTCCTGCCAGTTATCGACGGCATCTCCTCCATGCTCGCCGACGTCTTTCAGACCCGCGAAAACCTCACCATGGCCCTCTCCGCCACCGGCTCCGGCGGCGTCGAGGCTGGTATGCTCAACCTCCTGGAGCCCGGCGACACCGCTATCATAGGCTCCTACGGCTTCTTCTGCCAGCGCATGGCCGAGATGGCGCGGCGCCAGGGCGCCAACGTTATCGAAGTCCAGGGCGAGTGGGCCCAGCCCCTGGACCCCAACGCCATCCGGCAGGAAGTCAAGAAGCACCGCAAGGTCAAAGTTATCGGCATGGTCCACGCCGAGACCTCCACCGGCATCAAGCAGCCGCTAGAAGAGGTCTCCAAAATCGCCAAGGAGCACGACGCCCTCTTCGCCGTCGATGCCGTCACCTCCCTGGCGGGCTGTGAAGTCGCCGTGGACAAGTGGGGCATCGACTATATCTCCAGCGGCTCCCAGAAGTGCCTCGCCTGCCCCCCCGGCCTCTCCCCCTGCGCCGTCAGCAACAAGGCCTTGAGCGCCGTCAAGGCCCGGCAGAAGCCTCCCTTCTCCTGGTACCTGGACCTCTCCCTCATCGCCAACTACTGGGGCAAGGACCACGTCTATCACCACACCGTCTCCATGCCCATGCTCTACGCCCTCTACGAAGGCCTGCGAATCGTCCTCGAGGAAGGCCTGGAAGCGCGATTCGCCCGCCACCAGCGCAACGCCCTGGCCCTCCGCGCCGGCCTGGAAGCCATGGGTCTCAAGGTCATCTCCAACAAAGACCACCGGCTGCCCCAGATTACTCCCGTGGAGATACCCGCTGGCGTTGACGACGCCAAGGTCCGGGGCCGCCTGGTCAACGAGTTCAAGACAGAAATCTCTCGCGGCCTGGGCAAGTTCGGCGGCAAAATCTGGCGGATTGGCCTTATGGGCGAGACCAGCACCCCCGCCAACGTCTACCACGTCCTCTCCGCCCTGGAGAAAATTCTCCCCGAAAACGGCTACGAGGTCCCCGTCGGCGCCGCCACCTCCGCCGCCAGCAAAGTCCTCGCCAAGTCCTAGCCTTTCGAACCCATCAGACCAGCCACGACACGCCATCCAACAGGGTGTCGTGGTTTGTTTTCAGGAGGCCTTATGCCCCCCGTTAAAATCGCCGTCATTCGCGGTGACGGCATCGGCGTAGACGTCATCGAAGAAGGCCTCAAAGCCCTCCGCGCCGTCGGACGCCGACATAACATCCAGTGGCAGTTCATCGAATTCCCCTGGGGTTCCGACTACTACTTCCAGCACGGCGCCATGATGCCCCGCGACGGCCTCGACCTCCTCCGGCCCTTCGACGCCATCTACTTCGGCGCCGTCGGCCACCCCGAGATCCCTGACCACGTCACCCTGGGCAACCTCCTCCTCCCTATGCGCCGCGGCTTCGACCAGTACGTCTGCCTGCGGCCCGCCGTCCTTTACCCGGGCGTCGCCTCCCCCCTCGCGGGCAAAAAGCCCGGCGACATCAATATGGCCGTCATTCGCGAGAACACGGAAGGCGAGTACGCCAACGTCGGCGGCTTTCATTACGCCGGCCTGCCCCAGGAGATGGCCCTTCAGACCTCCGTCTTCACCCGCCATGGCTGTGAGCGCGTCATCCGGTTTGCCTTCGACCTCGCCCGCAAACGCGGCGGCAAGAAGAAGGTAACCTCCGTCACCAAGTCCAACGCCCTGAGTTATAGCATGGTCCTCTGGGACAACGTATTCAAAGAGGTCGCCCGCGGCTATCCCGACATTTCCACCCACTCCCTCCTCGTCGACGCCGCCTGCATGGACTTCATCCGACGCCCCGAGTCCTTCGACGTGGTTGTCGCCAGCAACCTCTTCGGCGACATCCTTACCGACATCGGCGCCATTATCACCGGCAGCATGGGCCTGGCCGCCAGCGCCAACATCAACCCCGAACGCAAATTCCCCTCCATGTTTGAGCCTGTCCACGGCAGCGCGCCGGACATCGCGGGCAAGGGCATCGCCAACCCCCTGGCGGCCATTCTCTCCGCCGCCATGATGCTCCGCCACCTCGGCCACGACCCCGCCGCCGACGCCATAGACGCCGCCGTCCTGGCCCTCCTCCACCGGGGCCACCCCCTCACTCCCGACCTAGGCGGCAAAGCCGCCACCAAACAGGTGGGTGACGCTGTAGTCAAAGCTCTGGAGTCCTAGATACGCTTCTCGTTGGATAAGGTTTCACTGTGGCTTCGCTCCTTTGGTGGGCATCTGGATGTCTCTTCTGGTCCCCCCTCTTCCCCTATTGCAATAGGAGAAGAGGGGGATAGGGGGTGATGAGGTGATCTAATTTTCTCTTCCCCTTCCAGCAGGAAGGGGCCAGGGGATGGTATCCCGACTATGAAAAGAATCGCTTTACATTCAAAGTCCAATAGAGGATCAGACGCCCTATCCCCGGCTGCTAGACAGCAGCTAGCCGCCCTCCAATCTCGCATCATCCGCTGCAAAAAATGCCCCCGCCTCGTCGCCCACCGGCAGGCCGCCGCCCTCCAAATACCCCCTCGATACGCAGGCTGGGACTACTGGGCAAGACCCCTGCCCTCCTTCGGCGGCCCCAACGCCCGGCTCCTCATCCTCGGCCTCGCCCCCGCGGCCCACGGCGGCAATCGCACCGGACGCATGTTCACCGGCGACCGCAGCGGCGACTGGGTCTACGGCACTCTCCACAAATTCGGCTTCGCCGCCATCCCCACCTCCGACCACAAAGACGACGGCCAGCGCCTAATCGACGCCTATATTACCGCCGCCCTCCACTGCGCCCCGCCCTTAAACAAACCCACCCCCGAAGAACTCGCTAACTGCCAGCCGTATCTCCTCAACGAACTCAAGCTGCTAAAAAACGTGCGTGTAGTAGTGACCCTGGGTAAAATCGCCTTCGACGCCTACCTGGCCGCCTGCGCCAAACTAGGCATCGAAATCCCCAAGCCCCGGCCCAAATTCGGCCACGCCGCCGCCTATACCATGCCCAACGGCGTCACCCTCATCGGCTCCTACCACCCCAGCCAGCAAAACACCTTCACCGGCAAGCTCACCCGCCCCATGTTTGAAGGCATCTTCTCTGAGGCTAGGCACTTAATTAACCAGCCCTAGCGCCGCCCAATAACGTAGGGGCGCGGTCGCCGCGCCTTTCCTCCCCCTCCCCCCTACCACCCCGCGCTAGTGTCATTCGACCCGTTGTTTGTCAGCCTCGTCTGCCCCGTCCCGTCCGGCTCCACCAAAAACAGCTGCGCGTTGCCGTGCAGGTAAGACGTGAACACAATCCACCGCCCGTTCCTGGACCACGACGGCCCCACGTCCCGCACAGCGTTCTGCGTCAGCCGAGTCAGCCCCGAGCCGTCGGCCTTTACCCCGTATATCTCCGGGTTGCCGTCCCGCTGCGACACATACGCCAGCCGCTTGCCATCCGGCGACCAGGTTATATTCGACTCGATGTGCGCCTGCCCCGCCACCACCACCCGCGCCAGGTCTTTGCGGCGCAGCACGTGTATCTCCGCGCTGTCGCGGCCCTGGGCAAAGAACGCTATCAAATCACCTCTCGGCGCCCACACCGGCCCCCAGTTCTTTGATGTGGTCAGCCGCACCATATTCACACCATTCGGGTTACGAAGGTACAGCCCCGGGTTCCCTCCCTCAGTAATCGCGAACACCAGCCACTCCCCGTCCGGCGACCAGTTCCCAAGGTCCTCCCTCTCCTCGCTGTCCGTGACCCGTATCAGCTCCTCATCCTTCAGGTCGACGACGTAGACGTCCGGCCTGCCCTCCCGGTCCGCCACAAAGGCGATCCGCCTCCCATTCCTGGACCATCGTGGCTGCTCAATATTCAGGCTGGCGAATACCTCCGGCGTCTTATCCTCGCCCTTCCTGTCCACAATCTTCAAATACGAGCGTCCCGCCTCTTTCGACAGGTATAAGACCCTGTCCTGCCTCGGCGACCACCTGGGTTCCGACTCCTCCAGCAGGCTAGTGGTCAGCCTCTCCGCCCCCGCGCCATCGCTGTTTATCGAATACACCTCCTGCGCGCCGTCCCTGTCCGATATGAAGACCAAGCGGCTGGGGGTGCGCGAGCAGCCCGCCAACACAAAAACTGCCAGGGCGGCCATCGCCAGCCCCAGGCGCAGAAGCATGGCCCTCTCTAAAAGAGAACTCATCCAACCCATGATAGCGAATGTCCCGACCCTTCCTGAATGGAATTTTGAACATAGATAGGGCAAAATTATGTCAATGCCTTGCTAGGAGTCCCCCAATGAAATCCAGCTTTCGGTTCGTCGACAGCGACATGCACATCATGGAGCCCTGGGACATCTTTGACCGATATCTAGACAAAAAATTCCGCCACCGCGTCTCCGTCCCCATCGACAAAGACGGCCGTGCCCGACGCGGCGTCGTCATGATCGACGGCCTCCCCCGCTCCGCTGACGACGACATCGAGCAGTTCCGCAAGCGACCTATAACCACCAAATCAGGACCCGCCAAGTCCGACTCCACCCAGCCCCTCTCCGGCTCCCGCATCGCCGGCCGCCTCGATTTCGCTATCCAGCGCGGCTACGACGCCCAGGCTCAGGTCATGGCCATGGAGATGGAGGGCATCGATATCGCCGTCCTGTTTCCCACCCTCTACCTAAACGTCATCGCCCGCGACGACATGGACCCGCAGCTTTCCCTGGCCCTATGCCAGGCCTACAACAACTGGGTCCACGCGTTCTCTCAGCACAGCCCTGACCAGCTAAAATTCGCCGCCATCCTTCCAGTCCACGACGTCAACCTCGCCTGCCGGGAATTGCAGCGATGCGTCAAAGAGCTGGGCGCCGTCGGCTCGTTTATACGACCCAACATGACCAACGGCCGCTACTGGCATTCCAACTACTGGTCTCCCCTTTACTCCCTCCACGAAGAGCTGAACGTGGCCTGGTGCTTTCACGAAGGCACCGGCGCCTGGTACTCTCACATGAACGACCTCTACGGCGAGAACCGGTTCTATCGACACGTCGCCAGCCACTGGATCGAAATGCAGCAGGCCCTCATCGCCCAGATCATCGGCGGCGTCTTCGAGTTTCACCCCAGGCTGCGCGTCGGCTTCCTGGAGGCCCAGAACTCCTGGGTGCCCGGCATTCTCACACGCATCGAATGGGACTACCCCCAGTACCGCGACACCCATGCGCCCTATCTGAGCCTTACGCCTAAGGAGTACTTCCAGCGCAACTGCTGGGCCGCCGTCGAAGGCAGCGAGCCGGAAATCGAGCCTACCGCCGGCCTCATCGGCGCCGACCGCATGTGCATCTCCACCGACTATCCCCACTTCGACTCCAACTTCCCCAACGTGTCGGAAAACCTGCTGCGCGGCGTCTCCAAAGAAACCGCCGCTAAAATCCTCGGCGGCGGCGCGTCCCTCTACGCCCTGAGCGAATCCGACTTCAAAAAAGCCGACGCCGCGGCCTCCCGCCTCAAACAGAAAACCCGCGCACCGGCCAGCTAAGCCCCCATGCATGGGAAGGACATGGTGGAGCAAGCTTGCTCCACCATGTCCCCTAATCTGCCTAAACCGCGGGCGACTCCCAGTCGTCCTCAGCCGTGATCCCTCCGTCCGTCCAGGTCCAGATGATCTTCTGGTAGACAAAGCTCACGTGCTCTCTGGTCTCAGTGGCGGTGCCACCCTCGTTCTGCAGTCGAACAGAGGATATGTGGGCGTTCTCCAACTTGATGGTGAAGTATTGCTCCTCCTTGCCGCCCTTGCCGGGCTTATAGAAGCGGAGCTCCACTTCCTTGATCTGCTCGTTGTTGACCAGCGCCTTAAAGATCAGCGGCGTCGACTTGTCTATCTCTTTGGTGATGGTGATAGGCTTGTGCTGCCGCTTGCCGGTGGGCAGTCCGGAGGCCGCGTCCCTGGGGCTGACGATTTCGTGGTTCATGCCAATAACCTCTATCCACCCCTCAAGGCCGGACCGCATGACTCCGCCCGGGATTGGTCCCTTCTCGCCAGTCAACTTCATGAATATGGTTGGCTGCTCCGCCCGCGCCGGGGCGGCGCTATTGGCCCCCAGGGACGCCATGATTCCTACCGCCAGCAGCAATACGAAGAACAGCGGAACAAGAACATTCCTTCTCACAGTGCACCTCCATCAGGTTAGAATGGCGGGCATTATAGGCAACCTTCAGAGGTGCGCAATCGTCCAAACGGACAGGGGTCAATCGAAAATCGAGGTCAGCACGGAATCAAGGCCCCGCCCTGATCCCTCTCAGGGGCTTCTCTTCATTGCAGTACGCCCCTGGTGTAGGCAAAGAAGAGTCCCGAACCTGGTCCTACCCCGAGCTAACAGGGTCGCTTCCATTAGTGGCCCTCACGGGCCATATCATGCTTTAGTCACACTGGTAAGCTACAGGCTTACAAAACAACCGGCGCGTTAATCCACTACAACAGGTCCTGTTACGCAGTCCGCGACGGCCAGCGCATATTGACCTCCTCCAAAGGACGGATTCTCAACTAGCTGTGTAAATGCCTCGTCTAAGCACTCGCGCAGTGCTGATGGGTCAAAAATCCCTAGCCCAGGCGGCAGCGTCTGTGCCTGGGTCTGTCCGGTCAGCGCAAGTAGCAACGCCAAACTCATTGCTAAAGCGGCTATCAGTCCTCCGGCCCTCACCCTTTTCATCTTCCGCCCCCCTTCCCCGTTTTCCACACGTGCGTTAAGCAACCCGCGCTCGGAGGGAATGTAACAGTAAGTTCGCTTTATGTCAACCACAAGTTTATATATGTGTCTAATTAATAACGATTTCTGTCATAAAATCTAAATATTTGGGATTTCTCAACCTTGCCTATGTCGGCCTCTTGAATTAGCGGTTATGCGAGAAAGGCTTTGTCTTTTCATTCACGGGCATCAGCTTCCAGTATCACGACCGGCGGCTGCCGCAAAGCGCTCCGAAGGAAACAAATCGGGGAGAGATACATCATCAACTTTTTATCCACTTGGCTGATGGAAGATTGCTGTAGCCTTTGTTAGACTCTACGTCGTTGTTGCGTGGTGGCGGTGGAGGACGATGGGCCGTGGGTCTAGGACCTGCCGGAACGCCGACTGTTTGCCATTCCGCAAATCTCGCCGTTCTCTGGAGGTCATATGGAGGCCCTGGAATCCGCCACGTCCCGCGACGGGCTGCGTTTCTATCACCGCATCATCCCCCATCCTCAGCCTGAGTTCCTGCCGGTATTGTTTGTCAGCGGCGCCTTTCAGACCATGGACTCCTGGGCGCGCTTTGCGCGAGTTTTCGCGCGGCACACCACCGTGCTGCTGGTGGACCCGCCCGGCATGGGGCAGTCCGGCGTCCTCCCGCCCAGCCACGGCGTCGATTTTTTGGCCGGGTGCCTGAAGCAAGTGCTGGACGAGCGCGGCATAGACCGGGCCAATGTAGTCGCGGCGTCTTACGGCACCCCCAGCGCCTTCCGCATGGCGCAGCTTTATCCCGATAGAGTAGCCCGTGTAGCGCTGGGCGGCACCATGAGGGAACTGCCTGTCCATCTCCGCAAGAGGATCGCCGATACCGTCGAAACGGCTCTCAGAGGTGACCGCGTGCTGCTTGCCGATAAGATTGTGGAAGGGATGCTGTGCCACGACCCGGACAGACCCATTGACCGCCGGGACCTGGCGGCGCGGGTCTTGGGGGCGGCATTCGTAGAATGTCCGATTTGGAGCTGCGGCAGTACGCCGCCAACACGCGTCGCTTGCTAGACCACGAACCGCTGAATCTGGACGTGCCGGTGAGCGGACCGGAGGGTCTGGTGTTCACCGGCGAACACGACGTCTTCACCACCCCGGACCATTGCCAGGATATCGCGGGCGCCTTTGACCATGCGTGGCTCACCACCATCCAGCGCGCCGACCATCTATTCCATATCGAGCAGTTCGATACGGTGGTGGAGTTGCTGCTGCGTTTCATGCGAGGCAGGGTGCACGGGAGCATAGCAGGCTGCGAGGCCCTGGCGCCCGTGGGCCGTCTTAGTATTTCTGCCACAGACCGAATATACGTGGGAGATTAAATCACGGGCTTCACTGGCTTTGCAGAAAAACCCACATTAGCCCTATGGTGATACCATCCTGCCATGTGGCTACAGTGACGCTACTTATTCAATCCCCTCTGCAAGCCCCTAAGATACCGAATGTGGCCCACATGCTCGCCAATTTCGCAGAACAGGTGCGTCCACATCCTCCCCACTGTGTACCCATGCCGACGCGGGTTGTCCGTCTTCGGCATCACGTCATAATCGCCCGCCTTCAAGTCCCTCACGTATGCCAGCGACTGCGCTCGCACCGCCTCCTTGTACGACCACACCTCCTTCATCGGCGGCAGCACAAAGGCCGACAGCTCCGCCTTCCCATACCGAGCCCCCGTCTGGTCTCCCGGTATCCCCCACTTCTTCGACCACCCATCCCTAACAAACACATGCGGCGCCTTCCTGGCGAATTCATTAACCCAGAGGTCCTCCGCCCGATTCATATGCCAGAAGATAAACCCAATGGAATTCGTTTCATCGCTAGGCCGCCACTCCAACTCCTTCTTCGTCAACCCTTCCATGGCGTTACGCAAGTCCCGGTCCAACTCCTCAAAGGTCAATACCACCATCGAATTCAAGTCCATGATCAGCCTCCTAATATTCGTAGAACATCCTCTGAAGCTCTCCCTGCTCCTTCGTCTTCGTCAACCCCAGCATCAGCAGCACCCGCGCCTTCTGCGGCAGCAGGTTGTCGCACACCACCAATCCCAGCTTCCCCTTCTTCGGCGTCAGCATTACCCTCCCCGTGTTCACCCTCGACGCCAGCACCACCGCCACACAAGCCTTCACCGCCCGCACCGCCGCCGCCTCCACCCACGGCGTCGTGTTCCCCGACCCTAACCCCACCAGCACCAGCCCGTCCGACTTGCTCTTCGTTACCGCGTCCACCAATAACCCCGACGCCCCTGTGTAGTTGTACACCATCTCCACCCTCGGCATCTCCTTCAGCCGCCCCACGTTGAACTCGCTCGTCGATGTATGCCGCTTATCCGGCCTTCGATAGAACCTCACCTCGTGGTCCGAGTCGGCGTACCCTAACAGCCCCAGGTCGTAAGACTTGAACGTCTCCACCCTATACGTGTCCGATTTGATCACATCCCGCGCCGAGTGTATCTGATTGTTCAGCATCACCATCACCCCTCGACCCGCCGCCTCCGGGCTGGCCGCCGCCTGTATCGAGTTCAGCAGGTTTATATGCGCGTCCGTCCCCACCGCCGACGCCGGCCGCATGGCCCCTGTCACCACCACCGGCTTGTCGCTCTTCACCGTCAGGTGCAGAAAGAACGCCGTCTCCTCCAGCGTCGCCGTCCCGTGGGTCAACACCACCCCGTCCACACCCTCGCCGCTCAACACCTTATTTATGCGGCGCGCCATATCCAGCCAGTGCAGCGGCGTTAGCGCTCCGCTGGCTTCATTAACGATGTCCTCGCTCTCCACCTTCGCCCACTTTTTCGCCTCCGGTATCTGACCCAATAGCTCCGCCACCGGTATCCGATGCCCCACCTCCGGGTACGTCGTGTAGTCCAACCGATGCGGCCCAATGCTGGCGATGCTTCCCCCCGTCCCCAATACCATAACCGTCGGCTTGCGCGCCATATCTATTTCTCCAATAAAAATGCCGCCATTCTACGACTACACCACCTCCCTCTCAAGCGCACCTTGACGCTCCCACCTGCCCAACTGATAATTCACCCAACCATAAATCCCTCACTGGAGGCCACATGCCCCGCTCCAAAAAGACCACCGGCAGCCACCTCATCGCCCGCGCCCTCAAGGCTGAAGGCGTCACCCCCTTCTTCGGCATCGCCGGCGACCACATCCTCCCCGTCCTCGACACCATGGCCGACTATGACTTCCGGTTCATCGACACCCGCCACGAGCAGGCCGCCTCCTTCATGGCCGACGCCTATGGCCGCATTACAGGAAACCTCGGCGTCGTCATGGCCACTACCCCAGGCATGGCCAACGCTATCCCCGGCATGGCCAACGCCCTCCACTCGGAAAGCCCCATGCTCTCCATCGGCGGCTCCGCTGAGGTCGCCGAGCTTGGCAAAGGCGCCAACCAGGAGATCGACCAGGTAAATCTCGCCGGCGCCGTCACCAAAGGCTCCTGGCTGGTCAACGACGCCCGACGCATCCCCGACATGATCTCCATGGCCGTCCGCACCGCCTACTCCGGCCGCCGAGGCCCCGTCCACCTCACCATACCCCTCGATGTTCAAGAGCAGTCTGTCGACGAAAGCGAAGTGACCCTCTATCCCACCGGCCCTCTGCGCGAGTCGACACAGGTGCTAGCCAGCGGCGCTCAAATCCAGCAGGCCATTGCCCTCCTCAAGCAGGCCAAGAAGCCCCTTATCATCGCCGCCGCCTCCGCCGCCTACTCCCCGGACGGCTCCGCCCTCCAGCGCCTCATCGAGACCACCCGCATCCCTCTCCTCACCGCCGACCACGCTCGCGGCCTTGTCTCCGACGACCATCCTTACTGCCTCGGCTTCTTCGACAGCGCCCTCAACTGGTCCGCCAAGCTCACCGGCCAGGCCGACGCCGTCCTTATCCTCGGCAAAAAGTTTGATAATAGCATCCGATACGGCGCTGTCTATAACCCCAAGGCCAAACTCATCCAGGTCGACCCCTCCGCCACCGAAATCGGGCGCAACCACGCCGTCGATGTCGGCATGGTCGGCGACATCCAGACCATCGTCGGCCAGCTCGCCGACGAAGCCTCCGGCCACAAATGGCCCGACCACAAGGCCTGGATTAACGAGATGCGCGCCCAGCGGGAGGCCCAGATGGAGTGGTACGAAAGCAAGGCTGTTCCCAACACCCCTATGCACTCCACCTACGTCCACAAGACCC
This window harbors:
- a CDS encoding alanine--glyoxylate aminotransferase family protein, encoding MPGKIYPELNIPSRILTSTGPVNVHPRVYKAMMTPVIGYGEAAFLPVIDGISSMLADVFQTRENLTMALSATGSGGVEAGMLNLLEPGDTAIIGSYGFFCQRMAEMARRQGANVIEVQGEWAQPLDPNAIRQEVKKHRKVKVIGMVHAETSTGIKQPLEEVSKIAKEHDALFAVDAVTSLAGCEVAVDKWGIDYISSGSQKCLACPPGLSPCAVSNKALSAVKARQKPPFSWYLDLSLIANYWGKDHVYHHTVSMPMLYALYEGLRIVLEEGLEARFARHQRNALALRAGLEAMGLKVISNKDHRLPQITPVEIPAGVDDAKVRGRLVNEFKTEISRGLGKFGGKIWRIGLMGETSTPANVYHVLSALEKILPENGYEVPVGAATSAASKVLAKS
- a CDS encoding tartrate dehydrogenase, which gives rise to MPPVKIAVIRGDGIGVDVIEEGLKALRAVGRRHNIQWQFIEFPWGSDYYFQHGAMMPRDGLDLLRPFDAIYFGAVGHPEIPDHVTLGNLLLPMRRGFDQYVCLRPAVLYPGVASPLAGKKPGDINMAVIRENTEGEYANVGGFHYAGLPQEMALQTSVFTRHGCERVIRFAFDLARKRGGKKKVTSVTKSNALSYSMVLWDNVFKEVARGYPDISTHSLLVDAACMDFIRRPESFDVVVASNLFGDILTDIGAIITGSMGLAASANINPERKFPSMFEPVHGSAPDIAGKGIANPLAAILSAAMMLRHLGHDPAADAIDAAVLALLHRGHPLTPDLGGKAATKQVGDAVVKALES
- a CDS encoding uracil-DNA glycosylase, with the protein product MKRIALHSKSNRGSDALSPAARQQLAALQSRIIRCKKCPRLVAHRQAAALQIPPRYAGWDYWARPLPSFGGPNARLLILGLAPAAHGGNRTGRMFTGDRSGDWVYGTLHKFGFAAIPTSDHKDDGQRLIDAYITAALHCAPPLNKPTPEELANCQPYLLNELKLLKNVRVVVTLGKIAFDAYLAACAKLGIEIPKPRPKFGHAAAYTMPNGVTLIGSYHPSQQNTFTGKLTRPMFEGIFSEARHLINQP
- a CDS encoding Hcp family type VI secretion system effector, which gives rise to MASLGANSAAPARAEQPTIFMKLTGEKGPIPGGVMRSGLEGWIEVIGMNHEIVSPRDAASGLPTGKRQHKPITITKEIDKSTPLIFKALVNNEQIKEVELRFYKPGKGGKEEQYFTIKLENAHISSVRLQNEGGTATETREHVSFVYQKIIWTWTDGGITAEDDWESPAV
- a CDS encoding alpha/beta hydrolase; its protein translation is MEALESATSRDGLRFYHRIIPHPQPEFLPVLFVSGAFQTMDSWARFARVFARHTTVLLVDPPGMGQSGVLPPSHGVDFLAGCLKQVLDERGIDRANVVAASYGTPSAFRMAQLYPDRVARVALGGTMRELPVHLRKRIADTVETALRGDRVLLADKIVEGMLCHDPDRPIDRRDLAARVLGAAFVECPIWSCGSTPPTRVAC
- a CDS encoding DinB family protein, translating into MDLNSMVVLTFEELDRDLRNAMEGLTKKELEWRPSDETNSIGFIFWHMNRAEDLWVNEFARKAPHVFVRDGWSKKWGIPGDQTGARYGKAELSAFVLPPMKEVWSYKEAVRAQSLAYVRDLKAGDYDVMPKTDNPRRHGYTVGRMWTHLFCEIGEHVGHIRYLRGLQRGLNK
- a CDS encoding asparaginase gives rise to the protein MARKPTVMVLGTGGSIASIGPHRLDYTTYPEVGHRIPVAELLGQIPEAKKWAKVESEDIVNEASGALTPLHWLDMARRINKVLSGEGVDGVVLTHGTATLEETAFFLHLTVKSDKPVVVTGAMRPASAVGTDAHINLLNSIQAAASPEAAGRGVMVMLNNQIHSARDVIKSDTYRVETFKSYDLGLLGYADSDHEVRFYRRPDKRHTSTSEFNVGRLKEMPRVEMVYNYTGASGLLVDAVTKSKSDGLVLVGLGSGNTTPWVEAAAVRAVKACVAVVLASRVNTGRVMLTPKKGKLGLVVCDNLLPQKARVLLMLGLTKTKEQGELQRMFYEY
- a CDS encoding thiamine pyrophosphate-binding protein produces the protein MPRSKKTTGSHLIARALKAEGVTPFFGIAGDHILPVLDTMADYDFRFIDTRHEQAASFMADAYGRITGNLGVVMATTPGMANAIPGMANALHSESPMLSIGGSAEVAELGKGANQEIDQVNLAGAVTKGSWLVNDARRIPDMISMAVRTAYSGRRGPVHLTIPLDVQEQSVDESEVTLYPTGPLRESTQVLASGAQIQQAIALLKQAKKPLIIAAASAAYSPDGSALQRLIETTRIPLLTADHARGLVSDDHPYCLGFFDSALNWSAKLTGQADAVLILGKKFDNSIRYGAVYNPKAKLIQVDPSATEIGRNHAVDVGMVGDIQTIVGQLADEASGHKWPDHKAWINEMRAQREAQMEWYESKAVPNTPMHSTYVHKTLSQFLKPDDILVWDGGDFGHFGRAYHPARKPLSWFYFAQFGTLGNGLPTAIAAKVAHPDRRVVLMAGDGGFGFTAMEYDTAVRHNLPVVGVLGNDACWGIDYHIQVQIYGRAVATNLLQTRYDKVIDGLGGLGLHVQRPEQLAPALKKAFASNKPSLVNVEIINGISPRAEAAISRWKERKGHDV